The Cinclus cinclus chromosome 3, bCinCin1.1, whole genome shotgun sequence genome has a window encoding:
- the RBM34 gene encoding RNA-binding protein 34, translating into MRARRGSAGRRQPAAAEAREEPYVLGREEPYVLGQVSGSLGAAAAPAAPLARLFGAAAPPVLVAVPGGNKKRKRVEEGEKVSENKRLSVIQEPLVKAKKARKKERSEAEKKLTERENALEQADEEENQKSFQNEAKQKKKASQAISKGVNSATGATAKQQKRKWVADEGAERRTVFVGNLPVSCTVKVLKSLFMKYGQIQSIRFRSLIPADDTVSKKVAAIKHKVHPNAKFINAYVVFKEESDAQKALEENGTEIASGFHIRVDTASKTSLYDNKRSVFLGNLSYDIRDDAVREHFHVCGDIVGVRVVRDRRTGLGKGFGYVLFENTDAVHLALKLNNSLLMGRKIRVQRIADKRKAQKSPDQSRAPKDRVDTKKKKEKRCSNDYFIGEKATPLKKSTKPKRLKPTPRSKTGKNKQFFGKNQSSKNAK; encoded by the exons ATGCGGGCCCGCCGGGGCAGCGCGGGGCGGCGGCAGCCGGCGGCGGCCGAGGCCCGGGAGGAGCCGTACGTGCTGGGACGGGAGGAGCCGTACGTGCTGGGACAGGTGTCCGGCAGCCTCGGGGCGGCCGCGGCACCCGCCGCGCCCCTCGCCCGCCTCTTcggcgccgccgccccgccggtGCTGGTGGCTGTGCCGGGG ggaaataagAAAAGGAAGCGTGTGGAAGAAGGGGAGAAGGTGTCAGAAAATAAGAGGTTATCCGTCATACAAGAACCTCTCGTAAAAGCAAAGAAGGCCAGAAAAAAGGAACgttcagaagcagagaaaaaactGACAGAGAG AGAGAATGCTTTGGAGCAGGCAGATGAAGAGGAGAATCAAAAATCATTTCAAAACGAAGcgaagcaaaagaaaaaggcttCTCAAGCCATCTCCAAAGGTGTTAATTCAGCTACGGGTGCTactgcaaaacagcaaaagagaaaatgggTGGCTGAtgaaggagcagagagaagaaCAGTGTTTGTTGGAAACTTGCCTGTCAGCTGTACTGTTAAG GTATTGAAATCTCTTTTTATGAAGTATGGACAAATCCAATCCATTCGCTTCCGGTCCCTG ATTCCAGCAGATGATACTGTATCCAAAAAGGTAGCAGCAATCAA GCATAAGGTGCACCCAAATGCAAAGTTCATCAATGCTTATGTGGTCTTTAAGGAAGAAAGTGATGCCCAGAAGGCGCTGGAGGA GAATGGAACAGAAATTGCTAGTGGATTTCACATCAGAGTTGACACTGCATCTAAAACCAGTTTG tatgaCAATAAAAGATCTGTATTCTTGGGAAATCTTTCGTATG ACATCCGCGATGACGCCGTGCGGGAGCACTTCCATGTCTGCGGAGACATTGTGGGAGTGCGAGTGGTGAGAGACAGGAGGACGGGCTTGGGGAAGGGCTTTGGCTACGTCCTCTTTGAG AACACAGATGCTGTACATCTTGCTCTGAAACTCAACAACTCTCTTctgatgggaagaaaaatacGAGTGCAGCGCATAGCGGACAagaggaaagcacagaaaagtCCAGACCAGTCTCGTGCTCCCAAGGACAGAGTtgatacaaaaaagaaaaaagaaaagaggtgCTCTAATGACTATTTTATTGGTGAAAAAGCAACCCCATTAAAGAAGAGCACTAAACCAAAAAGACTAAAACCTACTCCTAGGAGtaaaactgggaaaaacaaacagttcTTTGGTAAAAATCAATCCAGTAAAAATGCTAAGTAG